In Osmerus mordax isolate fOsmMor3 chromosome 16, fOsmMor3.pri, whole genome shotgun sequence, the genomic stretch tatacagtatatatagagAGATTTTATGTTGCCACCTTCAACATTATGGAACCACAGCAACAAGATAGATATCTCCACAAAAGGTTTTAGTTTAGGAAGAACTATTACTTGACTGTTAGCATCTTGGCTGTTTGCATCTTGGCTGTTATCATCTTGGCTGTTTGCATCGTGGCATCCAAAAATAGCTGTCTTTGGAACGTGCTCTTCAGTGGTTGGGAGCCTGATTACTTCTAGGTAAATGGATAAATTAAGATTTCCATTGGCTTTGTGTAGTGAGGAGGGCTGCTTAACTATTTATGGAGGAGTCTTGAGGGTAATCATGAGTTGGATGACTTTCTACTTCTGAACGACAAGGAAGTTGATTTAGGCTTTAGAATTCAGAGTGTTGAAGTCACGTGTCACATGATGGTAAAGGTACCTAACACTCTAAATTATATAGTTTAATAATGCAACTGCTGAAAGTAAATACTTGACCAGCACAAAACAAAAGATGTGGTTTTGACACAACATAAAATTGATCTCATGCTTGGTTGTGTCTAAGTTGTCCAAGGGCAGAGACCCAGGTGTCTACTTATTTAAGAATGTGACTTACAAATGACTACATGTTTCGAAAACCCCCATTCACATCATTCCAGGTTAAAATgacactgtgtttgtgtcatttTAAACTGTGGTACAGTGGTTAAACTGTACTAGGTAACATATGTGGGCACAAACTACCATGATAAGAAAACAACTAATTTGAAATTCAGTGTAGAAATACAACTCCACATGACAACATGACATGCAGTATCATTTTAGCATggaatttggattttgctttgTGGGAAATAGTTTACTGTCAGTTGTCGGTTTTCATCTCTTGTATCTATTTCCGTGTGCTCAGTTATCTTCTGAgattctcagtctctctcaaggCTAAGCAGCACTTTAAATACCAATTATGTCTGAAAGGGCTCCTGCTTTTGAATACACTCTCTCAATCAGAACAGGCTTTATTATGGACCACGCTCTAACTGCCTCAGAATACCACTCTGCAAACTTGCTTGCTATCAGAATAAATCTGCGCCTTATCTTCTAACCACTGTAGAACATatgttgtttctgttgtgtCTAGGAGACACTGTGGAATAAATGTCTGTGATCactgtgaggactgtgtgtcAAGTAATCACGGAATGTGTGCGGTTTGTTGCTATGACCAAATACTAGGAATGGGAAAGGGACAACAAGTGACAAAGAGAAGGTCACACACCTCTCTGAGGGACCAAGTGAGTGGTCACTTGGGGTCTGTCCCATTTTTGCAGATCACTTCTACTAATGTGGCACCATCTGAGTGTGAAAATGTATAAACACAGATGCGTCTGTTTGGAATCTGGAGCATATAAAGTAACATTTTGCCATAATCCAGGTTAACTAAATGTCACTGTGCAAATTGTGGATTTCTTCATGTTTGCAATAGAGTCGCTTCTCAGTGAGAGTAACCAACAGAAGCTTCCAGAGACTTCAAGGACAGTTAGCGCAGATTTGCCCGAGGGCATTTAACTGAAAAAATTGaaagaatagataaaaatgtattCATTAGACTCTTATTCGCCATTATGAGTTATTTTTCCAGCCATAGAAGATTAAATCTGTGAGACCCTAGATTTTGAGCACAGAGTGCCATCTGGTGTTCACGGAACAGTAAGTTGATGCTCACAATGTGACACAATAAAGTAACAGTTTTGTTGTAATCCTCCTGTACATTTTTAAACATCGTCGTGACAAAAATAAGCAAGCCTATCGTATTCTCTGCGACACATAAATACAACATATCCTACAAATGACAGTAGGGTATTGTGTCTGTCTAATATAATGGTGACTGAGAAACACCTGTGACTGCGTTTTTAGTTTCACCTGAAAGGCAATTTCAAAACCAGTGTTACAAGATGATCATACGTTTGACTAACATGCAACTGGATGTAATTACTCATGTGGATGAAATACTATACGTGCATAGATtttttgcttgtttgtttgtttgttttcagtttATTTTAACTGTCGTTTCACGCCCCAGACCTGAAAGCAACTGACTTTGACTGTTGGCAGACTCAGACACAGGAGGTGTATTGCGCAAAGTGCCGTTCAGAACCACGGACAGCGACATTTTCAGACGCATCTATTTCATTTGCATGTCTTCATTCCTGTATGTCAATACATTTCTGTGGTTCGTTCGTTTGAGTTGATGGCTCTCAATAACTAAAATCATCAATAGTGATTATGTGCAGTGACTTAAGTGCCTAAGTAGGCGCTACAGAATCCTGATATTGACCGTCTGTTGAGAGACTTTTAGGTGGAATTTCATTATGGTCTATGAAAAACTTAAACTAGTTTTAATCAAGGGTTAGGGTTTTATGGGTATTTTTGTCTCCTTTTACTGTTTGAGAATATCATCATTACTTAATTAGACTGTTACTTACTAAGATATTCGCTACAGTAAACGCCGAGCTGCAATCAGAGGTTCACAATAAATCTATGACATCTAACAAGGGGTTTTACGCTTCCACTACTACTACTTGGAGACGATACGCATGCGCATTGACACGAAGCAGCCGGTCGGAAAAAAAGCCTTATGCCAACGGATGTAATAGAGGCAAAGAATTACCTCTTCTCTCTGGGCATACATGTTGAAATTGTAAGTATTGGCTACCACTTATGTTTATTTTCACGAACTGTTAGTAAGTGAAGTGTGTCAGATCGTTTTCTGGCGTCTAAAATCGCATGTCACTATCTGGCTCCAGTGAGCTTCTAACAGATAGCCTATGTCTTTTCGGTGGTTGTCCAGGGTGATGAAGCTGTATGGTAGCTGTTTTTCATGGTGGCACTTTCCCCTGAAGAGATGTGTAGTATAAAGCAATGGATTTCATAATGTTTATTCGCACAGGACCACTAATTTACCATTTCATGAACTATCTATTTTCCACCACAATCTACAAAAGAAAAACTATTTAGCTTTAAGCAGTGCTCACATAATAATTTTGCCTGTATAATGAgtaccaccacctccacccccgttTTATCCTTTATAGCACATATCGCAATGCATTTTATGTCTGCTTTGAGTAACCTATCCAATCACAGCAGCCGCAAATATGCTTCTTGAGTCGCCACAGTATGGTATACGTAAATCTCTGCGTAACATCCCCCGTTCCCACCTCATATGGATCCATTTTAGAAATGGACAAATCGCTCTGTAAACTGTTCAATGAAATGATGTGATAAAACGATAACGCGGTTGGAGATTCACATGGTGCCTTCAGGTCCCAACCTGCCTGCGCCAAATCGTCTGACATTTCAGCCTAGAGAGGCATCGTTTTTTGTTGGTTGGCTGTATGTTGCCGTGGGTTGAAAGCGACACCCCAGAGGTTGACCACACTATTGCAATATTCTATAGGACACCCTGCTGGTGTCCAAATGACATACAAGGCACTTAAGCCTACATGTGTTGATGATCCATATTGCTGATCAAATCGAAGCTTAAATATATAGTGTACAGTATCTTGGCATAGTAGTAGGCCTACCGGCCCATCCTATTGCCTGTAGCTTACTGTAGGCTTTATTTTTAGTGGAAGAAACCACTGAAACCACTACTGTACCTGATTAATAATTCtatttgacatttacatttagtcatttagcagacgctcttatccagagcgacttacagtaagtacagggacattcccccgaggcaagtagggtgaagtgccttgcccaaggacacaacgtcagtttgcttgaccaggaatcgaactggcaaccttcggattactagcccgattccctcaccgctcagccacctgactcccatgtggATCTAAAGTTGCAATGATGGGCAACCTATCCACAAGAAGAGTGTGCCAGCATTCCATTTTATATATGTTACTGGTAGAAAACTATTGCTCTTAGTTAACTATGACTCATAAGCTACATTTGtgatttgttttgatttgttACAATTGCAATGTAAGATGCCTAATCTAATTTGTGAGATCGATTGTGGGAGGAAAACGTGCTTAATCATCTAACCCTGTCAAGTTACTTATGTTACCCTCAGGCCTACCATAACCTACTAAGCTAAAGAGGCCAGGAAGGTTTTTAAACAGAGACACTGTAAGTAATTACTTACTGTAATGCCCACACAGCAGATTACTGTACATTGGAACAGTTGTTAATTTATGAAGGGAAGTAATTGCTTGTTGAGTCTAGAGGTTTTAACGCTTATTTGTCCTGGTTGGCACACACTGGCTCACCTGGGTCTGGGCAATGGATGAGAGAATTCAAGCTATTGCAAATACTCTCTGGGACCTTCTCATGAGCTTATGCTCCAGTGTCAGCGtggtcctctctcatctctctctttctgactatTTCTATGCaattatgtctctctctctctctctctctctctctctctctctctctctctctctctctctctctctctctccctccctccctccctccctccctccctccctccctccctccctccctccctccctccctccctccctccctccctccctccctccctccctccctccctccctctctctctttctccctctctctctctctctctccccctctctctctctctctctctctctctctctctctctctctgtcctcagccCATGGGATCAGAGCGGATGGAGATGCGAAAGCGGCAGATGTCGGTGCAGCAGGAGACGCTGGCGGGGGGCGTTGCACCGGCCCAGCAGGACCAGCAGGGTCAGGGGAACCGAGCCTCCAACGCCTGCTGcttctgctggtgctgctgctgtagcTGCTCCTGGTAggatgtcttcctctctccctctctcccctctgttcccctctcatctacacagcacacacccagTGGGGGTAACATAACTGCATGCACGGTAGCAGAGCTCCGTTGCTAGGCTACATGCTAGCAGTGTCTTAGCGACATGCCAGCAGTGAAGCCTGCGTGGATCAAGCAGCAATCGGAGCGTCTACAGCATCAAAAGCAGTAAAGGGAAAAAATAACAAGCCGTCATTTTGACAGTTGGTCTTAAACCGACTGTTCAAAACACGTTCAGTGAGTGTGGGAAGTGGGGTATTAGTTTGTAGGGGTATGATGTGCTATGTGTACTACCTCTCAGTCTCACTGTTAGGaatgaagacagagaggagaggaaccggAGGGCCTCGCACGATGTCAAACCTGAGGGGAGCACTGATTGTGATGACAGGTTTGTCACACCATCATACCGCATCTTAATGAACCGTAACATGATGAAATGACAGACCAGTTTTACACTAAAAGCCATTCCTATCTAGTTCAGCTTTGGCTAGTGGTGATAACTCATCGAAAGCCTGACAAGTATACACTCTATACCTAGCCTGTATGTATTTGGCTGAACTATGCCAGACCCGCTGAGtggtatatgtatgtgtgtgtgttctgtagccCAATGCCCACTTTGGAAGAGGTGCAATGCTGGGGGCAGTCGTTTGACAAGTTGATGGACTGCCCTGTGGGGAGGAGTGCCTTCCGGCAGTTTCTGCGCACAGAGTTCAGCGAGGAGAACATGCTTTTCTGGCTGGCCTGCGACGAGTTCTGCAAAGAGACCAATAAGAGCACTATTGAGGAGAGAGCTCGGCTTATTTATGAAGACTACATCTCAATCCTTTCACCTAAAGAGGTGTGAACTTGCATGCATACCTCACACAGTTCTATTGAGTTTGATCCTCATGGAGTGGACACTCTTTCTCTTGAATCAACATTATCATAGATGTGAAGagcaaatataaataaataaaaacgtaACCTGTTCTCTTTGCTTTTGATCCCCAGGTGAGCTTGGACTCCCGGGTGCGAGAGGTGATCAATCGGAACATGCTGGAACCCAACTCCCACACATTTGATGACGCCCAGCTGCAGATATACACACTAATGCAAAGAGACTCTTACCCTCGCTACATGAACTCCCAAGCCTACAAAAACCTGCTCAACACCCTTTCAGAGCAGTCCCCTGAATCCTAGATAATGACCTGTGACCTTTTCTCTATTTGACCCTTGTCCTCCCTTTCATTTTGTTTCTTTGTATGTTAGTGTAGAATAAGTGACCAGGGCCTTGGAACCCGGCCCTCCCAGGGATCTGAGTGCTATAGCGATCTACACCTGACAGAAGACTCAGGTTTCAAAAATCTCCCGAGGGCTTAACACCACAAGTACTGCTACAGATCAACATAGCAACTCACTCCAAAGGAATATTACGAAACATTTCTGTCAGATTTATTTGAGAAATAATCtattttatttatgtttatttttttaattgttgttattgttattttttgtATCATTCCTTGGAGAGGAAATTATGCCTAATGTAGGCATTATATCTATCAGTTTGTAAATAGAAAAAAGGAATTGTGGGTAAATATGAGAAATTCCCAGATCTATTTACTGCGTATGAAAATCAGCTCAAGTCATGGCTACATGCTAGCAGTACTTGTAGGCAGCTTTGTGGGGTACATTAGTGTATGATTTACCTTAGTTTCACCTTGATCTCTGTCAGCTCACCTTACAGTTAGGATCCTGAAACACTGACTTGGCAACTCCAGTTCATGTAAGAACTGGATTTTTAATCATGATCGAAATGTTATCAAAAGTTAAGATTGTTAAGAAGTTGTCACACAAAATGCAATATTTTGAGATAAGGAAAAAAACGTTAAAGCTTGTATTAGTTCTAAATGATTTAGACAGCTCACGTAAAAACATAACGATAATCATCATCTTTGTACAATTGAACATTTAGAATtaaagaaaataatattttgtTCCTATTGCCATTATTGATATACCAGCAAGACATTTATCAGTTTAAGTATTAAGAAATTATTTATTCATGCAGTCCAGCGCAGTCTGTGGAACAGCCTGTTCAGCTGGTCGGTAAATGAAATGAGAAAATGCCTTGTAATAAACTACTTATGAGGCTCAATATTATTGATATGATTGCCAAGTTTTAGGAGCACGATTTATTAGCAAGACTGATTTCTGTATGTAAGTGATTGAAATTTCCCAGGGTCAGATCAGTTTAACACTGACACCAAAGCTACCAAGTAAACTGTGTTcatacatactttttttttaatgatttctCTGACGAAAATTGGAGTTGCCAAGTGTTGAGATATTTTATGTATcatcttgtttttttgtttcattGTTTTTGTCGCCTCACTCAAAGACAAAATCCTCTCGGGGGAAGTGCCTTGACATTCAGTTTTGTGACATCTCTCTCATGAATGGTATGTTCTGGAGCACCCCTAAGTCAAGTTAACTGATTTGTCTTTTTCCTTGGCTGACTAGATTATTGCAtgtttcatcctctccttccttcaagTGAATACATCAGTACATTTTGGTAGAGCGATCTGTGGAGACAAATGAAAACTCATGCCTTTGTTTGTAAATGGACACTGAAGTTGGGTGATGAATAGGGCAGCGAGGTTGCATCTCAACCTCAGTCTGCCGACGTTTGTGCTTCATGGAGGTAATTCTACTTGTCTTAGGAGTAAACTTACTTGATATGTGCAATTTGAGCTGATGGATTCACCATGTAGATCAACCTCAGACACATTTTAAGCCAATGGTTTGGAGTGATACTGCCTATATATGTTCATTTTCTTGTTTACTATATGAAACGTGTTATTTTGCAGTAAGTTTACGAAAGGAAAACTTTTCAAACAAATAATGTGATAATGTTTACAgtatatgtttttttctgtttcttctcCAAGAAAATAATGATTTGTGGGCATTTTGATTCTTTACGGTAAAATAAAGCACAATAATTTCACTGCATTGTCGTTCCTTTTCATTTATAAAACCATTTTTAAAAGTTCAATGGACAAAAAATTAGCCATGAGTTTCAATACAAACATAACAAAATTGACAAAAGTATACTTTCAATAAGATTTTCAATTCAAAATATGTTTCAAATACTGTATTGCTACAACTCACATATTAACATCAAACCAATACAAACCCCCTCGTCTGTGGTCTTGGGTCCATACATGAGACAGCCTCGGCCCACTCTTCAGTACTGGAGTGGATGCACCTGGTAACATCACAAAGGAACAGGCCCAATTGTCTCTTCTGCCGCTTAACCAATGGCAACCCTGCCCACATGAATATgcataaaagtacatttacattaatgaTGCCTCATATTCCATCAACAAATAGAGATCAGTACCTCCTATCTTACTCTTATGCACAAGGTTACTGGAAAGAGTAACATGTCCACATAGTTTTCTTCAATTAATGACAGCAAATTTGTTCAAGTTTGATAGTAAACAATCAAACCCCCttgaaaaagtacaaaagtcaAAACCAATGTCACAAAGACCAAGCATTGTTTAAAAACGTAGGTTACATTACTTTATACCCGTAATGATTTCTCAGCAATATATTCAAATTAACCTTATTTGTAAGAAAAgacaacattttattttatttaatccaATGGATTACATTTTATTGGgaaattaaataaaacattgttGTGAGGGCAAATGAAAACATAGTAGTAAATGTATGTCATAGCTGTCAAAATGTTAAAACTACATATAAAAATTGATGGTAAAAGAAACTGGGAGACAACAAGATTGATCATACTCTGGCTGGGGAGCATTAAAACAGGACTTGGTATTGACAAGGATCGGGTCTATGAACAAGGTATTCAAATAAAAACGGATGCGATTTCTTTTGTGGCAATTTGTGCACCAGGTACCACAGAATACAAAGTTTCTATCTGTTGTAGATACAGAATCCTGGTCCGGGATTTTAGCTACTTCTCTAAATCCAAAGGAAATTCATTTTCTCCTTCAACAGAACTGGGGAAcagaaaaagaagagaagaaCATAAAGGTCATCTTTATATCGACACTTTAAGGAGTGTTTCAAATAACTGTTCCACAATTCTAAAAGGTAAGGACTGAAGACCTGATACATATCGAATGTGATCATtattaataattatacatttgtataaaataaatcaaataaatacataatttaccACACAAGTCAATGTCAAGTGAAATTGAACAACATACCTTCCATCTATTTCCGCAATCCATACAGAAGACAAACGTGGTCATGGGCTCATCAGCACTGCGCGTCTGGACCTAGAGTGAGCAGGCGCAAACACGGTGGCATCGTCAGTGACTTTCCTCACTTTGCACCAAGAACCACATCACACAACTACGAGCTTACAAGCGTTGCAGTAAAACAGGGTCAACTACTCAACATCTCAAATACAACCCAAAGAATCGGAAACACAGCCGTCCACTGTATCCTATCACACCGCAGACTGTAGGCAGCACATACCTGAGTGTAGGTGACTGTAGGCAGCCCATACCTGAGTGTAGGTGACTGTAGGCAGCCCATACCTGTGTGGGTGACTGTAGACAGCCCATACCTGAGCGTAGGTGACTGTAGGCAGCCCATACCTGAGTGTAAGTGACTGTAGGCAGCCCATACCTGAGTGTAGGTGACTGTAGACAGCCCATACCTGAGTGTAAGTGACTGTAGGCAGCCCATACCTGAGTGTAGGTGACTGTAGGCAGCCCATACCTGAGTGTAGGTGACTGTAGACAGCCCATACCTGAGTGTAGGTGACTGTAGGCAGCCCATACCTGAGTGTAGGTGACTGTAGGCAGCCCATACCTGAGTGTAGGTGACTGTAGGCAGCCCATACCTGAGTGTAGGTGACTGTAGGCAGCCCATACCTGAGTGTAGGTGACTGTAGGCAGCCCATACCTGAGTGTAGGTGACTGTAGGCAGcccatacctgtgtgtgtgactgtagacAGCCCATACCTGAGTGTAGGTACACCTCTTCTGCTTGCACTTCCCACAGGTGAACAGGTCTGTCTGGGTGCCACTGGTCGTGGCCAGCTGGTGGTCCCTTACGGCGTCTTTGGTCTGCTTCTTCCTCATCTCTTTCAGCTCGTCACTGGCCATTTCCTTTAAAGGCACATTTATAATATTGACTGTTAGgtacgtgttttttttttattgttgtgaCTGCTGTGAGAGGGGGCGATGATGCTCGAGGGCAATGAGCAACAAATGGGAAAACCTGGAAGAGGATTCATAGTGAAaatatggagtcagatggctgagtggttagggaatcgggctattaatcagaaggttgccagtttgattcccggccgtgctaaatggcgttgtgtccttgggcaaggcacttcaccctacttgcctcaggggaatgtccctgtacttactgtaagtcgctctggataagagcgtctgctaaatgactaaatgtatgtaaatgtatgtaatgtAAAATAAGGAGGTTGGACAGTTTAGTCTGTAAGGCCCAGTGGTCTCCAACCATGTTCCTGGACAGCTACCTGCCTGTAGCTTATTGCTCCAAACACAGTTTTAACTAACACGATTCAACACATTAACCTgctaattattagaatcaggtgtgctggaagcAAAACCCTACAGGAAGACagttctccaggaacagggttgaagacatttacatttagtcatt encodes the following:
- the rgs20 gene encoding regulator of G-protein signaling 20 isoform X2, with the translated sequence MGSERMEMRKRQMSVQQETLAGGVAPAQQDQQGQGNRASNACCFCWCCCCSCSWNEDREERNRRASHDVKPEGSTDCDDSPMPTLEEVQCWGQSFDKLMDCPVGRSAFRQFLRTEFSEENMLFWLACDEFCKETNKSTIEERARLIYEDYISILSPKEVSLDSRVREVINRNMLEPNSHTFDDAQLQIYTLMQRDSYPRYMNSQAYKNLLNTLSEQSPES
- the rgs20 gene encoding regulator of G-protein signaling 20 isoform X1 — its product is MWHRVRRLLQACRHGEGYQVPGAYDNNHEEGTAQDTVSFQPMGSERMEMRKRQMSVQQETLAGGVAPAQQDQQGQGNRASNACCFCWCCCCSCSCLTVRNEDREERNRRASHDVKPEGSTDCDDSPMPTLEEVQCWGQSFDKLMDCPVGRSAFRQFLRTEFSEENMLFWLACDEFCKETNKSTIEERARLIYEDYISILSPKEVSLDSRVREVINRNMLEPNSHTFDDAQLQIYTLMQRDSYPRYMNSQAYKNLLNTLSEQSPES